In Acidiphilium acidophilum, one genomic interval encodes:
- a CDS encoding glycosyltransferase gives MTADATRQRRLAEAADAWERGRRAIETGDLTAARLWLERVSRIAPQDPRPRYECALVIAALDAPDAGAALRASALECDHAPAWIALARHAARRNDFASAADALARLLSRHVIDPSPDFTDFLTRTAATAGYPGWIAMSGTAIVMRGEEARFEADGRPVDRLPHDLGSVASLRATIAGADMLGSPLDLGRMRRLVGIVAAAGGGLAGWVVRPAAPETAPDLHLIDRCGVTRMIRPRAVLEPVAASGFLPRHGFRLGAARLSGLAPPFRIVGSEGQIVAGTPIDPALHNLPAAVVRPRSRTVAMPGTRAPLVAVMPVYRDEAATRIALESAVAAAPEMPIIVIDDASPDPALAHWLRAEAVAGRIVLRRQRHNRGFPAAANAGFRLARRLVPGCDILLLNADIELPPGAPARLQAALYAGDDIASATPLSNEATILSYPDRSGSNPVPDRAALDRIDRLARRVNGSAVVTIPTAIGFCMAIRHDALRAVGGFDVALFAQGYAEENDWCRRAVALGFRNVAVPGVFVAHHGGVSFGAAGSALCARNLELLERRHPGYHALIEAHHAADPLRRVRFRLDRARFRAEVGVGPSVILVSHDHGGGIARIVTARMSALRAAGVCPILIQPDFSDPGSRARGIGTARLTDRAASAYPNLCYRLPAQFASLIAVLRAANPDYVEFHHMLGHDPSLLDLPAALGIPAEFVVHDYAHFCKRVNLIGPARRYCGEPDVAACASCLAEAGSELTDPIGPAGLVARSSAQLRGARRVSVPCEDTARRLRRHFPGISVTVTPWEDDRAPVSLRNPPATGARLIAVVGGIGPAKGYDVLLDCARDAAARDLPLRFVLIGTSERDPTLIETGRVMITGAYAEGEAAMLIARSGAHLGFLPSIWPETWCFALGEMWRGGLYAAGFDLGAQAARIKATGRGFLLPLGLPAARINQTLLAWRPDLGNLNNRLQPPINDTFALANPNS, from the coding sequence GTGACGGCTGATGCCACCCGCCAGCGCCGCCTCGCGGAGGCGGCCGATGCGTGGGAACGCGGGCGTCGGGCGATCGAGACCGGTGATCTGACCGCGGCACGGCTCTGGCTCGAACGGGTCAGTCGAATCGCGCCGCAGGACCCGCGGCCACGCTATGAATGCGCTCTGGTGATCGCCGCACTGGATGCACCGGATGCCGGTGCCGCCTTGCGGGCGAGCGCCCTTGAATGCGATCATGCACCGGCCTGGATTGCGCTGGCCCGACACGCGGCGCGGCGGAACGATTTCGCGAGCGCGGCGGACGCCCTCGCGAGGCTGCTGTCGCGGCATGTGATCGATCCCTCGCCGGACTTTACCGATTTCCTGACCCGCACGGCGGCGACTGCGGGGTATCCCGGCTGGATCGCGATGAGCGGAACCGCCATCGTCATGCGCGGTGAGGAGGCGCGGTTCGAGGCCGATGGGCGACCGGTGGATCGCCTGCCTCACGACCTCGGATCGGTTGCGTCTCTCCGGGCGACCATCGCGGGCGCGGATATGCTGGGGAGCCCGCTCGATCTCGGCCGGATGCGTCGTCTCGTCGGGATCGTTGCCGCCGCAGGCGGCGGGCTGGCCGGGTGGGTGGTTCGGCCGGCGGCACCCGAGACCGCGCCTGACCTCCATCTGATCGATCGGTGCGGCGTCACGCGCATGATCCGTCCCCGCGCCGTGCTCGAACCGGTTGCCGCATCAGGGTTCCTGCCACGCCATGGATTCCGCCTCGGCGCAGCGCGCCTGAGCGGCCTCGCACCGCCGTTCCGGATCGTGGGGTCCGAAGGGCAGATTGTCGCCGGGACGCCGATCGATCCGGCGTTGCACAACCTGCCCGCTGCGGTGGTGCGCCCGCGATCCAGGACAGTCGCGATGCCGGGGACCAGAGCGCCGCTGGTGGCGGTGATGCCGGTTTACCGCGATGAGGCGGCAACGCGAATCGCCCTGGAATCAGCCGTTGCGGCGGCACCGGAGATGCCGATCATCGTGATCGACGATGCAAGTCCGGACCCCGCTTTGGCTCACTGGTTGCGCGCCGAGGCGGTGGCGGGACGCATCGTGCTGCGGCGCCAGCGGCATAATCGGGGGTTTCCCGCCGCCGCCAATGCTGGCTTTCGTCTCGCGCGGCGGCTTGTGCCGGGCTGCGATATTCTGCTGCTCAATGCGGATATCGAATTGCCGCCCGGCGCGCCCGCTCGACTGCAGGCAGCACTCTATGCCGGTGATGATATCGCGAGCGCCACACCGCTTTCGAATGAGGCGACCATTCTGAGCTACCCGGACCGCAGCGGCAGCAATCCCGTGCCGGACCGCGCCGCACTCGACCGGATCGATCGGCTGGCGCGCCGGGTCAACGGCAGTGCGGTTGTCACGATCCCCACCGCGATCGGCTTCTGTATGGCGATCCGGCACGACGCCTTGCGCGCGGTCGGTGGTTTCGACGTTGCTCTGTTCGCGCAGGGCTATGCCGAGGAGAACGATTGGTGCCGACGCGCGGTGGCCCTGGGGTTCCGCAATGTCGCGGTGCCGGGCGTGTTCGTGGCCCATCATGGCGGGGTCTCGTTCGGTGCCGCCGGTTCGGCGCTCTGCGCGCGAAACCTCGAACTTCTGGAACGCCGCCATCCCGGCTATCACGCCCTGATCGAGGCGCATCATGCCGCTGACCCGCTCCGCCGGGTGCGATTTCGGCTCGATCGGGCACGGTTTCGCGCAGAGGTCGGGGTGGGACCGTCGGTCATCCTGGTCTCGCATGACCACGGCGGCGGGATCGCGCGGATCGTGACGGCGCGGATGAGCGCGCTCCGCGCGGCGGGGGTCTGCCCGATCCTGATTCAGCCCGATTTCTCCGATCCCGGGTCGCGCGCACGCGGCATCGGCACCGCGCGACTGACCGACCGGGCGGCTTCGGCGTATCCAAATCTGTGTTACCGGCTGCCGGCGCAGTTCGCATCCCTGATCGCCGTGTTGCGCGCGGCGAATCCTGATTATGTCGAGTTCCACCATATGCTCGGCCATGATCCATCCCTGCTCGATCTGCCCGCGGCGCTGGGGATTCCCGCTGAATTCGTGGTTCATGATTACGCGCATTTCTGCAAGAGGGTGAACCTGATCGGTCCGGCACGGCGCTATTGCGGGGAGCCGGATGTCGCGGCGTGTGCCTCCTGCCTTGCCGAGGCAGGCAGCGAACTGACCGACCCGATCGGCCCTGCCGGTCTGGTGGCTCGTTCATCGGCACAGTTGCGAGGGGCGCGCCGGGTCAGCGTGCCGTGCGAGGACACCGCACGGCGGCTGCGACGGCATTTTCCGGGCATTTCCGTCACTGTGACCCCGTGGGAAGATGATCGGGCACCGGTATCGCTGCGTAACCCTCCGGCAACCGGGGCGCGGCTGATTGCCGTGGTCGGCGGGATCGGTCCGGCCAAGGGGTATGACGTGCTGCTCGATTGTGCGCGCGATGCGGCGGCCCGCGACCTTCCTTTGCGTTTCGTGCTGATCGGCACCAGCGAGCGGGATCCGACGCTGATCGAGACCGGGCGTGTCATGATCACAGGCGCCTATGCCGAAGGCGAGGCCGCGATGCTGATCGCCCGTTCAGGCGCCCATCTGGGGTTTCTGCCCTCAATCTGGCCGGAAACCTGGTGTTTCGCCCTGGGTGAGATGTGGCGCGGCGGATTATACGCCGCCGGGTTCGATCTCGGCGCTCAGGCGGCGCGCATCAAAGCCACAGGTCGGGGTTTTCTGCTCCCGCTCGGTTTGCCGGCAGCACGGATCAACCAGACCCTGCTTGCGTGGCGGCCGGATTTAGGCAATCTCAATAATCGATTACAACCTCCGATCAACGACACGTTCGCACTCGCCAACCCGAATTCCTAA
- a CDS encoding IS256 family transposase, whose amino-acid sequence MDAKKDTIIEALLEHLIENGAGDIATVFARTFELAMQIERERFLHASHYERNPDRQGYANGYKPKRIDTPAGSITVDVPKTAGHVGEPFYPQSLERGRRSVRAVMVAVAEMYIKGVSTRDVEAVMREFGIESLSSAQVSRASKLLDDELAAWRTRPLAEIRYLILDARYEKMRDNGVVRDAAVLSAIGIGPDERRRVLGVSVALSEAEVHWRAFLESLHQRGLRGVEFIVSDDHAGLHAARRAVFGAAHWQRCQFHLAQNAIHHAPNHAIRKRIGAELRTVWNANSLAAAQIALTTLVNAYRDTAPKLADWLERNIPEGLTVFTLPEPHQRRLRTSNPMERGIQQELKRRTTKIRVFPNEASLERLVSAVLVEIDEKWAADTKGYIKWDYQDA is encoded by the coding sequence ATGGACGCCAAAAAGGATACGATTATCGAGGCACTTTTGGAACATCTGATCGAAAACGGCGCAGGCGATATCGCCACGGTATTTGCCAGGACCTTCGAACTCGCCATGCAGATCGAGCGCGAACGCTTCCTCCACGCCAGTCACTACGAGCGCAACCCCGATCGTCAGGGTTACGCCAATGGCTACAAGCCCAAGCGGATCGATACCCCGGCCGGGTCGATCACCGTCGATGTCCCCAAAACCGCCGGTCACGTGGGCGAACCCTTCTACCCACAGTCCCTCGAACGCGGCCGACGCTCGGTCCGCGCCGTCATGGTCGCCGTCGCCGAAATGTACATCAAAGGCGTCTCCACCCGCGACGTCGAGGCCGTCATGCGCGAATTCGGCATCGAAAGCCTCTCCTCCGCTCAGGTCAGCCGCGCCAGCAAGCTGCTCGATGACGAACTCGCCGCCTGGCGCACCCGACCCCTCGCCGAGATCCGCTACCTCATCCTCGACGCCAGATATGAAAAAATGCGCGATAATGGCGTCGTCCGCGATGCCGCCGTGCTCTCGGCCATCGGCATCGGACCCGATGAACGCCGCCGTGTCCTCGGCGTCTCGGTCGCCCTTTCCGAGGCCGAAGTCCATTGGCGTGCCTTCCTCGAAAGCCTCCATCAGCGTGGCCTGCGAGGCGTCGAATTCATCGTCTCCGATGACCATGCCGGATTGCACGCCGCACGCCGCGCCGTCTTCGGCGCCGCACACTGGCAACGATGCCAGTTCCACCTCGCCCAAAACGCCATCCACCACGCCCCCAACCACGCCATCCGCAAACGCATCGGCGCAGAACTCCGGACCGTCTGGAACGCAAATTCCCTCGCCGCTGCCCAGATCGCTCTCACAACCCTCGTCAATGCCTATCGCGACACCGCACCAAAGCTCGCCGATTGGCTCGAACGAAATATCCCCGAAGGCCTCACCGTCTTCACACTGCCAGAACCCCACCAGCGCCGGCTTCGCACTTCCAACCCCATGGAACGCGGCATCCAGCAGGAACTCAAACGCCGCACCACCAAAATCAGGGTCTTCCCCAACGAAGCCTCCCTCGAACGCCTCGTCAGCGCCGTCCTCGTCGAAATCGATGAAAAATGGGCCGCCGACACCAAGGGCTACATCAAGTGGGACTACCAGGATGCCTGA
- the speB gene encoding agmatinase, with amino-acid sequence MTQHFNQPTSGNDMPRFGGIATMMRLPQAETAAGLDAAFIGVPMDIGTSNRSGTRFGPRAIRAESVMLRPYNMATGAAPFERMQVADLGDIATNPYNLEKSIGLIETGIAEVLRHDCIPLILGGDHTLTYPVLRAMAAKHGPVGFIHIDAHADVNDTMFGERIAHGTPFRRAVEDGAIDPQRAIQIGLRGTGYAPTDFDWQCEQGFRIVPVEECWHRSLAPLMEEVRSLMGSGPVYLTYDIDSLDPSVAPGTGTPEIGGLTTIQALEIIRGCAGLDLVGADLVEVAPAYDTTGTTALIGANLLYEMLCVLPERK; translated from the coding sequence ATGACGCAGCACTTCAACCAGCCGACCAGCGGCAACGACATGCCCCGCTTCGGCGGCATTGCGACCATGATGCGCCTGCCCCAGGCCGAGACCGCCGCCGGGCTCGATGCCGCCTTCATCGGGGTGCCGATGGATATCGGGACTTCCAACCGGTCCGGCACACGGTTCGGTCCGCGCGCGATCCGGGCCGAGTCGGTGATGCTGCGACCCTACAACATGGCGACCGGCGCGGCCCCGTTCGAGCGGATGCAGGTCGCCGATCTCGGCGATATCGCAACCAACCCCTACAATCTGGAAAAATCGATCGGGCTGATCGAGACCGGCATCGCCGAGGTGCTCCGGCATGACTGCATTCCGCTGATCCTTGGCGGCGATCATACCCTGACCTACCCGGTGCTTCGGGCGATGGCGGCGAAGCATGGGCCGGTCGGGTTCATCCATATCGACGCCCATGCCGATGTGAACGACACCATGTTCGGGGAACGCATCGCCCACGGTACCCCCTTTCGCCGGGCGGTGGAGGATGGTGCGATCGATCCGCAACGCGCGATCCAGATCGGGCTGCGCGGGACCGGCTACGCACCCACCGATTTCGACTGGCAGTGCGAACAGGGGTTCCGGATCGTTCCGGTCGAGGAGTGCTGGCACCGTTCGCTCGCGCCGCTGATGGAAGAGGTGCGTAGCCTGATGGGCAGCGGGCCGGTCTATCTGACCTATGATATCGACAGTCTCGATCCCTCGGTCGCCCCCGGCACCGGCACGCCGGAAATCGGGGGTCTGACCACGATCCAGGCGCTGGAAATCATCCGCGGCTGTGCGGGACTCGATCTGGTCGGGGCCGACCTCGTCGAGGTCGCGCCGGCTTACGATACCACGGGGACGACCGCGCTGATCGGGGCTAATCTGCTTTATGAGATGTTGTGCGTGTTGCCCGAAAGGAAGTGA
- a CDS encoding HlyD family type I secretion periplasmic adaptor subunit has translation MPRLPRLRKGTDRAAPVGGGAAGGGMGLALASPGQLDDTPMALLEFQSPTAAVIATPVPPISRYTALIVTALVFALLVIAATVKVSKVVTAEGKLVSSAPTIMLQPFDTSIVQSIDVHEGQIVHKGELLARLNPTFARANLTALRAQVVALSAQKARLEAEASGGVYAPDHANPAQTLQAAIFQSRKAERTYTIENYNQKIAELRMIVTKSEEEAGFYKKRVNVAQDVENMRTQLQKMQVGSKLNSLIALNDRLSVSSSLSSAVSTAAAGESDLAAQRAERDAYEKKWAATVSENLAETTSKLVTAQQDLSKAELQSQLVVLRAPRDAIVLTVAHVSVGSVLQSGQKFISLVPIDAPLEIEADISGTESGYVHVGNPVTINFDTFDFLRYGSAKGTLQSISADSFSPETAPGEGGSTLPNRPHSLYYRANISLDELMLHNVPPGFRLVPGMPLNANIKVGRRTIMSYFITKIMPVAYDSMREP, from the coding sequence ATGCCCCGACTCCCACGCTTGCGCAAGGGGACTGATCGCGCCGCCCCGGTCGGGGGTGGCGCCGCTGGGGGTGGCATGGGGCTGGCTTTGGCCAGCCCGGGTCAGCTCGACGATACGCCGATGGCGCTGCTGGAGTTCCAGTCGCCCACCGCCGCGGTGATCGCAACGCCGGTGCCGCCGATTTCGCGCTATACGGCCCTGATCGTCACCGCGCTGGTTTTCGCCCTGCTGGTGATCGCCGCCACCGTAAAGGTCAGCAAGGTCGTGACCGCTGAAGGCAAGCTGGTGTCCTCGGCCCCGACGATCATGCTGCAGCCGTTCGATACATCGATTGTGCAGTCGATCGATGTTCACGAAGGGCAGATCGTTCACAAGGGCGAACTCCTGGCGCGGCTTAACCCGACCTTCGCTCGCGCCAATCTGACCGCCTTGCGCGCCCAGGTCGTCGCTTTGTCAGCGCAAAAGGCCCGTCTGGAGGCCGAGGCGAGCGGTGGCGTCTATGCGCCCGACCACGCCAATCCGGCCCAGACGCTTCAGGCCGCGATATTCCAGAGTCGCAAGGCGGAGCGAACCTATACGATCGAAAACTACAATCAAAAAATCGCTGAACTCCGGATGATCGTCACCAAGAGCGAGGAGGAGGCCGGGTTTTACAAAAAGCGGGTCAACGTCGCTCAGGATGTCGAGAACATGCGGACCCAGTTGCAGAAAATGCAGGTCGGCAGCAAGCTGAACTCCCTGATCGCGTTGAACGACCGGCTGTCGGTTTCGAGTTCGCTGTCGAGCGCGGTCTCGACCGCCGCAGCCGGTGAAAGCGATCTTGCGGCACAGCGCGCGGAACGCGACGCCTATGAAAAAAAATGGGCGGCGACGGTTTCGGAGAATCTGGCTGAAACCACCAGCAAGCTGGTCACGGCGCAGCAGGATCTTTCGAAGGCGGAATTGCAGAGCCAGCTTGTGGTGCTGCGCGCACCCCGCGATGCGATTGTGCTGACCGTGGCACATGTCTCGGTCGGTTCGGTTCTGCAGTCGGGCCAGAAATTCATCTCCCTCGTCCCGATCGATGCACCGCTGGAAATCGAGGCGGATATCAGCGGCACTGAATCCGGCTATGTGCATGTCGGCAATCCGGTCACGATCAATTTCGATACCTTCGACTTTCTGCGCTACGGCTCCGCCAAAGGCACGCTACAGTCGATCAGCGCCGACAGTTTCAGCCCCGAAACGGCACCCGGCGAGGGTGGCTCCACCCTGCCCAACCGCCCTCACTCGCTCTATTATCGGGCCAATATCTCCCTCGATGAGTTGATGCTGCACAACGTGCCACCAGGATTTCGGCTGGTGCCGGGCATGCCGCTGAACGCCAACATCAAGGTCGGACGGCGGACGATCATGTCCTACTTCATCACCAAGATCATGCCGGTCGCTTATGACAGTATGCGTGAACCATGA
- a CDS encoding SEL1-like repeat protein produces MSAIDRIASLSPKRALRRADDLAGAGEWARAARLYVVAADAGLVEAQHALGAAYMPGGGLTPNPREAARWFLRAAEAGHVESQCRLAGLFIHGLQNRRFDANSALFGDGGTTAETEADYPSALIWARRAAEAGSADGQALLAYVLTHGPEGIRDPDAAELWYRKSAAQKWPQGHLGLGMILMRGADTAEKTVAARHEFEEAAKADLPTAHYLLGVIHEQAVGVLPDPAKALTHYRNAAIHGIRNAQAKLGAMLLAGHGCAPDPVEGESWLRRAAIAGDPEAAALVADVYARGGHLPPNYAEAAIWFRVAAEAGHRVAARALGMLYLTGAGVARDSEEAAKWLARAAEQGDTAAGADLGNLILKGEVRQSSVDGLPIHEWFERAAESGDLIGAFNFGVCLAEGIGVKRDEARAAIWLRRAAEGIVNAQFWYGRLLREGRGVPVDFVEAYRWVSTAAATGMVEALALQAEMKLHGQGCPRDHAGARDIFLQIAQAGHVGAIFALGALHGGGHDIPTDRVAAQEWFAKAAALNHPVAQLMLGRYLRKGLAGPADVVAAKQWLNRALAQGVDEARVDLAEIAQQHDPQPRQAAGD; encoded by the coding sequence ATGAGCGCGATCGACCGTATCGCGTCGCTCTCGCCGAAGCGGGCGTTGCGGCGCGCCGACGATCTGGCTGGCGCGGGTGAATGGGCGCGGGCCGCCCGTCTGTACGTTGTTGCCGCCGATGCCGGGCTGGTCGAGGCGCAGCACGCACTCGGCGCCGCTTACATGCCGGGCGGTGGACTCACGCCTAACCCGCGCGAAGCGGCCCGATGGTTTCTTCGGGCGGCCGAAGCGGGGCACGTCGAAAGCCAGTGTCGTCTGGCCGGCCTGTTCATCCACGGGCTGCAGAATCGCCGGTTCGATGCGAATTCCGCCTTGTTCGGGGATGGTGGAACAACGGCGGAGACCGAGGCCGATTACCCCTCGGCTCTGATCTGGGCACGCCGTGCGGCGGAGGCCGGCTCCGCTGACGGCCAGGCGCTGCTCGCCTATGTTCTGACTCACGGACCGGAGGGAATTCGCGATCCTGACGCAGCGGAGCTCTGGTATCGCAAATCGGCGGCGCAGAAATGGCCGCAGGGGCATCTCGGCCTCGGCATGATTTTGATGCGGGGGGCGGATACGGCCGAGAAGACCGTTGCCGCCCGCCATGAGTTCGAGGAGGCCGCGAAGGCCGATCTGCCGACCGCACATTATCTGCTCGGCGTGATCCATGAACAGGCCGTCGGGGTTCTGCCCGATCCGGCCAAGGCGCTCACTCATTACCGCAACGCGGCAATTCATGGCATCCGCAATGCGCAAGCCAAGCTCGGTGCGATGCTGCTGGCCGGACACGGATGCGCGCCCGATCCCGTCGAGGGCGAATCCTGGCTGCGGAGGGCCGCGATCGCAGGAGATCCGGAAGCGGCGGCGCTCGTCGCCGATGTCTATGCCCGTGGCGGGCATCTGCCGCCGAATTACGCCGAGGCGGCGATATGGTTCCGCGTTGCGGCCGAAGCCGGGCATCGGGTGGCGGCGCGCGCGCTGGGGATGCTTTATCTGACCGGTGCCGGCGTTGCGCGCGATTCCGAGGAAGCCGCCAAATGGCTCGCTCGCGCCGCCGAACAGGGGGATACCGCTGCCGGTGCCGACCTTGGTAATCTCATTCTCAAGGGCGAGGTGCGGCAATCCTCGGTGGATGGGCTGCCGATCCACGAGTGGTTCGAGCGCGCCGCCGAATCGGGCGATCTGATCGGGGCATTCAATTTCGGTGTGTGTCTCGCTGAAGGTATCGGGGTGAAACGCGACGAGGCGCGGGCCGCGATCTGGCTGCGCCGGGCCGCCGAAGGTATCGTGAACGCCCAGTTCTGGTACGGCAGGCTGTTGCGCGAGGGGCGTGGGGTTCCGGTCGATTTCGTCGAGGCGTACCGGTGGGTTTCAACCGCCGCCGCGACCGGCATGGTGGAAGCGCTGGCCCTGCAGGCCGAGATGAAGCTGCATGGCCAGGGTTGCCCTCGCGATCATGCCGGCGCGCGCGATATTTTCCTGCAGATCGCCCAGGCAGGGCATGTCGGTGCGATATTTGCGCTCGGCGCTCTCCACGGCGGGGGGCACGACATTCCGACCGATCGGGTCGCGGCACAGGAATGGTTCGCCAAGGCGGCGGCGCTCAATCATCCGGTCGCGCAACTCATGCTCGGGCGCTATCTGCGCAAAGGTCTTGCGGGTCCGGCTGATGTGGTTGCCGCGAAACAATGGCTCAACCGGGCGCTCGCGCAGGGGGTCGACGAGGCTCGGGTCGATCTTGCGGAAATCGCCCAGCAGCACGATCCCCAGCCGCGTCAAGCCGCCGGCGACTGA
- the upp gene encoding uracil phosphoribosyltransferase, with protein sequence MTDPMVTVVDHPLVEHKLSLMRSIETPTGDFRRLAREISLLMGYEVLRDLKVQPVDIQTPMEPMTARQVSGKKLCFISILRAGDGILGGMIDLVPSARIGHIGLYRDPVSHTPIEYYFKVPEDMAERLTVVVDPMLATGHSAEAAITRLKRAGASAIKFVCLIAAPEGVAVLRRGHPDVAIFAAAIDRELDEHAYIRPGLGDAGDRLFGTK encoded by the coding sequence ATGACCGATCCGATGGTCACGGTGGTCGATCATCCGCTGGTCGAGCACAAGCTCAGCCTGATGCGCAGCATCGAGACGCCGACCGGCGATTTTCGTCGGCTGGCGCGCGAGATCAGCCTGTTGATGGGCTACGAGGTGTTGCGCGACCTCAAGGTCCAGCCGGTCGATATCCAGACCCCGATGGAGCCGATGACCGCGCGACAGGTATCGGGCAAGAAACTCTGCTTCATCTCGATCCTCCGGGCCGGGGATGGTATTCTCGGTGGCATGATCGACCTCGTGCCCTCGGCGCGGATCGGGCATATCGGGCTTTATCGCGACCCGGTCAGCCACACGCCGATCGAATATTATTTCAAGGTTCCCGAGGACATGGCCGAACGCCTGACCGTGGTGGTCGACCCGATGCTGGCGACCGGACACTCGGCGGAAGCCGCGATCACCCGGTTGAAACGCGCGGGCGCCTCGGCGATCAAATTCGTCTGCCTGATCGCGGCTCCTGAAGGCGTCGCGGTGCTGCGCCGCGGACATCCGGACGTTGCGATCTTTGCCGCCGCGATCGACCGCGAGCTCGATGAACACGCTTACATTCGTCCCGGGCTGGGCGATGCCGGAGACCGGTTGTTCGGCACAAAATAG
- a CDS encoding glycosyltransferase, giving the protein MPDPRSPYFPDIRLLNHFPGQYLHIVRDLLAEGGHEIVFMTEPNRNNLAGVRKVTYARPPATHAAVHPSAREFDVAMRRAEAGYAGANQIKALGFVPDVIIGHHGWGELLNLCDVFPGVPILGYFEFYYRLDGTDVNFDPEFPMSDDRYGAVRAKNGVNHLAIALEQHGQTPTHWQWRTYPEWARERISIIREGVDLDVCKPDPMARRRNLGVGNLKVGPKQKLITYVARNLEPYRGFHTFMRALPAVLAARRDVVVSIVGGDEVSYGAAPASGTWRSQLMAEVGDRIDPDRVHFLGRVAYDDHVKLLQRSDAHVYFSYPFVASWSLREALATGAPVIGSDTATVTEFVHHEATGLVTPTLDHDRLAETTLRMLEDRKLSARLGAGARDYAADNLDLKAYLRAFRAEIERITGQSLTPPASAPVRKAAKPKAPAPRSAAKRGALAGTAV; this is encoded by the coding sequence ATGCCTGACCCCCGCTCGCCCTATTTTCCAGACATCAGGTTGCTCAATCACTTTCCGGGACAGTATCTCCATATTGTGCGCGATCTGTTGGCCGAGGGCGGCCATGAGATCGTGTTCATGACCGAACCGAACCGCAACAATCTCGCGGGCGTGCGCAAGGTGACCTATGCGCGGCCGCCCGCCACTCACGCGGCGGTGCATCCGAGCGCGCGCGAATTCGACGTCGCGATGCGCCGTGCCGAGGCCGGGTATGCCGGTGCCAACCAGATCAAGGCGCTCGGCTTCGTGCCGGATGTGATCATCGGCCATCACGGCTGGGGCGAATTGCTCAACCTGTGCGATGTGTTCCCCGGCGTGCCGATCCTGGGATATTTCGAGTTCTACTACCGGCTCGACGGGACGGATGTGAATTTCGATCCGGAATTCCCGATGTCCGATGACCGGTACGGCGCGGTGCGGGCCAAGAACGGGGTGAACCATCTGGCGATCGCGCTGGAACAGCATGGTCAGACGCCGACCCATTGGCAGTGGCGGACCTACCCGGAATGGGCGCGCGAGCGGATTTCGATCATCCGTGAAGGGGTGGATCTGGATGTCTGCAAACCCGATCCGATGGCCCGGCGCCGCAATCTCGGGGTCGGGAACCTCAAGGTCGGGCCGAAGCAGAAACTGATCACCTATGTCGCGCGCAATCTTGAACCTTATCGGGGGTTCCACACCTTCATGCGGGCATTGCCGGCGGTTCTGGCGGCGCGGCGCGATGTCGTCGTGTCGATCGTGGGCGGTGACGAGGTCAGCTATGGCGCCGCGCCGGCGAGCGGGACCTGGCGCTCGCAGTTGATGGCCGAGGTCGGGGACCGGATCGATCCGGACCGCGTGCATTTTCTGGGGCGTGTGGCCTATGATGATCATGTGAAACTGCTTCAGCGTTCCGACGCGCATGTTTATTTTTCCTACCCGTTCGTCGCATCGTGGAGCCTGCGCGAGGCGCTTGCGACCGGGGCGCCGGTGATTGGTTCGGATACCGCGACGGTGACCGAATTCGTCCACCACGAAGCCACCGGACTGGTGACGCCGACGCTCGATCACGACCGGCTCGCCGAGACCACCCTGCGGATGCTGGAAGATCGCAAGCTGAGCGCCCGGCTCGGTGCCGGCGCGCGGGACTACGCTGCGGACAACCTCGATCTCAAGGCCTATCTGCGCGCATTCCGTGCCGAGATCGAGCGGATCACCGGGCAGTCCCTGACACCGCCTGCCTCGGCGCCGGTTCGAAAAGCCGCAAAGCCGAAGGCGCCGGCACCCCGTTCCGCCGCCAAACGCGGCGCGCTGGCCGGGACCGCCGTATGA